Proteins encoded in a region of the Gammaproteobacteria bacterium genome:
- the ccmA gene encoding cytochrome c biogenesis heme-transporting ATPase CcmA: MLSARELYCERDDRLLFESLSFQLPAGQVLQVKGSNGSGKTTLLRILCGLNDNYRGEIDWFGRPVAEQRDSFYGSLLYLGHRVGVNMVLSPLENLRWACNLQAPTSDERIYQALEKLDLRGFEQSPCHNLSAGQKQRVSLARLLISPARLWILDEPFTTLDVYGVAALEELLAGHVSQGGSVVVTTHHALSVKTGIQVLNLDRR; this comes from the coding sequence ATGCTCAGTGCGCGTGAGCTTTACTGTGAACGCGACGATCGTCTGCTGTTTGAATCCCTGAGCTTCCAGTTACCGGCAGGGCAGGTGCTTCAGGTTAAAGGCAGCAATGGCAGCGGAAAAACAACCCTGTTGCGTATCTTGTGCGGCCTCAATGACAATTACCGCGGTGAAATCGACTGGTTCGGGCGACCAGTGGCTGAACAGCGGGACAGCTTTTATGGTTCTTTACTGTATCTTGGGCATCGGGTCGGGGTAAACATGGTGTTGAGTCCGCTGGAGAACCTGCGCTGGGCCTGTAATCTCCAGGCACCTACCAGTGATGAGCGGATTTACCAGGCGCTGGAAAAGCTCGATTTGCGCGGGTTCGAGCAGTCCCCCTGTCACAACCTTTCAGCGGGGCAGAAGCAGCGGGTGTCGCTGGCGCGGCTGTTAATCAGTCCGGCACGCCTGTGGATTCTGGACGAGCCCTTCACGACACTGGATGTCTATGGGGTGGCGGCATTGGAAGAACTGCTGGCCGGGCATGTGTCACAAGGCGGCTCGGTGGTGGTGACAACCCACCATGCCCTGTCGGTAAAAACGGGCATTCAGGTTCTCAACCTGGATCGACGGTAG
- a CDS encoding RNA polymerase sigma factor FliA produces MTAARETSVYKKVEAPKASNTSHQNLNEVVDRYAPLVKRIAHHLLLRMPASVQVDDLIQSGMIGLIEAARKYDVSKGASFETYAGIRIRGSMLDEVRKGDWAPRSVHRKSRKVTEAIKTVEARTGKDAKDKEIAAELDITLNEYYTILQDATGSRLFSFDDIMEGDDSAIEAAAGELPGPCDGLQRLTFREHLAAAIDNLPDREKLVLSLYYDEELNLKEIGEVIGVSESRVSQIHSQAALRLRSRLVDWR; encoded by the coding sequence ATGACCGCCGCAAGAGAGACATCTGTCTACAAAAAAGTCGAGGCGCCGAAAGCTAGTAATACTTCCCACCAGAATCTGAATGAAGTCGTGGACCGCTATGCGCCACTGGTGAAGCGCATCGCCCACCACCTGTTGCTGAGGATGCCGGCCAGCGTCCAGGTCGATGACCTGATTCAGTCAGGCATGATCGGCCTGATTGAAGCGGCCCGCAAGTACGATGTCTCGAAGGGGGCCAGTTTCGAGACTTACGCCGGGATCCGCATTCGGGGCTCGATGTTGGACGAGGTCAGGAAGGGAGATTGGGCGCCACGTTCGGTACACCGTAAATCCCGTAAGGTGACCGAAGCTATCAAGACGGTAGAAGCGCGCACTGGTAAAGATGCGAAAGACAAGGAAATTGCGGCTGAGCTGGATATTACGCTCAACGAATATTACACGATCCTGCAAGACGCCACCGGCAGTCGTCTGTTCAGTTTTGATGACATCATGGAGGGGGATGATTCGGCTATCGAAGCTGCGGCCGGTGAACTGCCCGGACCCTGCGACGGCTTGCAGCGCCTGACATTTCGTGAGCACCTGGCGGCAGCAATTGACAATCTGCCGGATCGGGAGAAGCTGGTACTTTCCCTGTATTACGACGAAGAGCTCAACCTGAAGGAGATTGGCGAAGTAATCGGTGTCAGCGAATCCCGGGTCAGTCAGATCCATAGCCAGGCGGCTCTGCGCCTGCGGTCCAGGCTGGTTGACTGGAGATAG
- the dcd gene encoding dCTP deaminase, producing MTIKSDRWIRQMAREKGMIEPFAEQQVRGADGARVISYGTSSYGYDVRCASEFKIFTNVHTPNVVDPKNFDETSFVAIDEQVCVIPPNSFALARTVEYFRIPSDVLTVCLGKSTYARCGIIVNVTPLEPEWEGHVTLEFSNTTPLPAKIYANEGVAQMLFFQSDEQCETTYRQRGGKYMGQTGVTPPKA from the coding sequence GAAGGGCATGATCGAACCCTTCGCGGAGCAGCAGGTGCGCGGAGCGGACGGTGCTCGGGTTATTTCCTACGGCACCTCGAGCTATGGGTACGATGTGCGCTGTGCCAGTGAATTCAAAATTTTCACCAATGTGCATACGCCGAATGTGGTAGACCCGAAAAATTTCGATGAGACCAGTTTCGTCGCAATTGATGAGCAGGTTTGTGTCATCCCCCCGAATTCATTTGCGCTGGCCCGGACTGTAGAATATTTCCGCATCCCTTCTGATGTGCTTACGGTTTGCCTGGGCAAATCCACCTACGCCCGTTGCGGAATAATCGTCAACGTGACCCCACTGGAGCCCGAGTGGGAGGGGCATGTGACCCTCGAGTTCTCCAATACCACGCCTCTGCCGGCCAAAATATATGCCAATGAAGGCGTTGCGCAGATGCTGTTTTTTCAATCAGACGAGCAGTGTGAGACGACTTACCGTCAACGTGGTGGGAAGTACATGGGGCAGACCGGCGTCACTCCCCCCAAGGCCTGA
- the ccmE gene encoding cytochrome c maturation protein CcmE, with amino-acid sequence MKPHRQKRLAIILFIAAGLSVGIGLTLYALRQNLNMFFTPTEVAAGEIPAGREIRIGGMVKEGSVVHAADSLEVRFIATDYASDVSIHYEGILPDLFREGQGIVVEGQVDQSGILQASRVLAKHDENYMSPEVKAALDAAHVEKPDYQQSAEGAPDGT; translated from the coding sequence GTGAAGCCTCATAGACAAAAGCGACTGGCTATCATCCTGTTTATTGCGGCAGGGCTGAGCGTCGGTATCGGTCTGACCTTGTATGCGTTGCGACAGAATCTGAATATGTTTTTTACGCCGACTGAAGTCGCGGCTGGCGAAATACCGGCGGGACGGGAAATCCGCATCGGCGGCATGGTGAAGGAAGGCTCCGTTGTACACGCGGCGGATTCACTGGAAGTCCGATTTATTGCGACCGACTATGCCAGTGATGTTTCTATTCATTACGAAGGGATTCTGCCTGACCTGTTTCGTGAGGGGCAGGGGATCGTGGTAGAAGGGCAGGTGGATCAGTCCGGCATTCTGCAGGCCTCCCGGGTACTCGCCAAGCACGATGAGAACTACATGTCACCGGAAGTGAAAGCGGCACTCGATGCGGCTCACGTGGAAAAACCTGACTATCAGCAGTCTGCTGAAGGAGCGCCTGATGGTACCTGA
- the ccmD gene encoding heme exporter protein CcmD — translation MFDRIQFSSFGEFLSMGGYAFNVWSVYLLFFVFLLVNLLGPLRRRKQILKELQRRAVLSERQQPAAND, via the coding sequence ATGTTTGACCGCATACAGTTTTCCAGTTTCGGTGAGTTCCTGAGTATGGGGGGGTATGCCTTCAATGTGTGGAGCGTGTACCTGCTGTTTTTTGTTTTCCTGCTGGTCAATCTGCTTGGTCCGCTCCGGCGCCGTAAGCAAATTCTGAAAGAGTTACAGCGTCGGGCGGTACTTTCTGAACGACAACAGCCAGCGGCGAATGACTGA
- the ccmB gene encoding heme exporter protein CcmB, whose amino-acid sequence MDKLTHLQQDHPLASGVSAFAVTLKRDLLVAFKRRNDLLNPLMFFFIVVSLFPIGITPERDGLAEIAVGVLWVCALLASLLSLDNLYRSDFEDGSLELLILSPHSLYFMVLAKILSHWLVSGVPLVLLSPLLGYMLALPTEAYPAMIITLILGTPILSLLGSIGVALTVSLGSRGLILAMIILPMSVPVLIAGTLAVGQAVDGNPVGGHLAIMGAMLAMAVTLAPLASSAALRISIN is encoded by the coding sequence ATGGATAAGTTGACTCATCTACAGCAGGACCATCCTCTGGCCAGTGGAGTCAGCGCTTTTGCTGTCACTCTGAAGCGCGATCTGCTGGTGGCTTTCAAGCGGCGCAACGACCTGTTGAATCCACTGATGTTCTTTTTCATTGTGGTTTCATTGTTTCCCATTGGAATCACGCCGGAGCGGGACGGACTGGCGGAGATTGCGGTCGGCGTTCTCTGGGTTTGTGCGTTACTGGCATCGCTCCTGTCCTTGGACAATCTGTACCGCTCCGATTTCGAAGACGGCTCGCTGGAGTTGCTCATCCTGAGCCCGCATTCTCTGTATTTCATGGTGCTGGCAAAAATACTCAGTCACTGGCTGGTCAGCGGTGTTCCTCTGGTGCTGCTCTCGCCACTGCTCGGTTATATGCTGGCATTGCCCACCGAGGCCTATCCGGCCATGATCATTACGCTGATACTTGGCACGCCAATCCTGAGCCTGCTGGGCTCCATCGGGGTCGCCCTGACAGTCTCGCTGGGTAGCCGGGGGCTGATACTGGCTATGATAATTCTGCCCATGAGCGTGCCGGTATTGATTGCCGGTACGCTGGCCGTAGGGCAGGCGGTAGACGGCAATCCCGTTGGCGGGCATCTGGCCATCATGGGCGCAATGCTGGCGATGGCCGTCACGCTGGCCCCGCTGGCTTCGTCCGCGGCCCTGCGAATAAGCATCAATTAG
- the ccmC gene encoding heme ABC transporter permease CcmC produces MWQWFHRWGSPKWFYELSGRWLPWLTTAMFLFLTAGVLWALLFVPQDYQQSYTTRILVVHVAVAGTSLAFFPIMAVAGTITLVWKMKMADMVAKTVAPLGAWFSALTLASGSIWGSVMWGTWWEWSDSRLTSMLFQFFLLISVISLRSALNDSETAAKACAVLSIVGCVNVVVIKYSVEWWNTLHQPASALSMDGGSVNGPEFWVPTLIMVVAMYLFMAVHVMMATRNEILRRESRAQWVQDLMLGAR; encoded by the coding sequence ATGTGGCAATGGTTTCACCGCTGGGGTTCTCCCAAGTGGTTTTATGAATTGTCAGGGCGTTGGCTGCCCTGGCTGACAACGGCGATGTTCCTCTTCCTGACGGCAGGCGTGCTGTGGGCGCTGCTGTTTGTTCCGCAAGACTATCAGCAGAGCTACACCACCCGAATTCTGGTGGTTCACGTAGCTGTCGCCGGGACATCACTGGCGTTTTTTCCCATCATGGCCGTTGCCGGCACCATCACTCTGGTATGGAAAATGAAGATGGCCGACATGGTGGCCAAGACAGTAGCGCCGCTGGGTGCCTGGTTTTCGGCCCTGACGCTGGCATCCGGTTCGATCTGGGGCAGCGTCATGTGGGGCACCTGGTGGGAGTGGAGCGACAGCCGCCTGACGTCCATGCTGTTTCAATTTTTTCTCCTGATCAGCGTTATCTCGCTGCGTTCTGCGTTGAATGACTCGGAAACTGCGGCCAAAGCCTGTGCAGTGCTATCCATTGTTGGCTGTGTCAATGTGGTCGTCATAAAATACTCCGTCGAGTGGTGGAATACACTCCACCAGCCGGCCAGTGCCCTGTCCATGGATGGCGGCAGCGTCAACGGCCCGGAATTCTGGGTACCAACCCTGATCATGGTGGTCGCCATGTACCTGTTCATGGCGGTACACGTGATGATGGCGACCCGGAATGAAATACTGCGCCGTGAAAGCCGGGCGCAGTGGGTCCAGGACCTGATGCTGGGCGCCAGGTAA